Proteins found in one Triticum aestivum cultivar Chinese Spring chromosome 4D, IWGSC CS RefSeq v2.1, whole genome shotgun sequence genomic segment:
- the LOC123099983 gene encoding uncharacterized protein — protein MATPLKGVEGTRVARNPENIYLPPMARTAQEGDEQGGTSSTRSLSGSTRKRPKHYLYLVFDDWSYGYSIRRINLFPDSRRRKQTAFSARADVQCLPPALFRLEAAHGSLEYFASAFGTRILAMHTRDPGGKRLLAGTFVPMLDVSSLSMTFCPGQEYPINPIYLSAGNKLFCLSEASFEMLQWEPLCPPPLGRRRKKEWSWQRLEDPPFRKYMVTSYAVDVNPEACTFLVSTKYGTFSYHTARNRWSQVGSWVLPFDGRGHFDTHLVAFVGLSKHKHTLGQLYSCQFNAGGDPTIKLGKEKLFSQDPTERHVGATLVYLGPVYMEQDFTGRTKFCLVECVAIEGDGAGQELKEERDVSRSGYSADQEVKVEADVADQEVKEEADVAGQGLQEGRDVSQSGYSADQELKEEADVADQALKEKGVVSWPGCSTEDDSAVQEFNEQRDAWPPGCSLYRLTTFSLSYDNKGDLTTANSHRVQYYKVPEAITKSYLVEDPVAFCM, from the coding sequence ATGGCAACGCCTTTGAAAGGAGTCGAAGGAACCAGAGTGGCAAGAAATCCAGAAAATATTTACCTTCCCCCGATGGCGCGTACAGCACAAGAAGGCGACGAGCAAGGAGGAACAAGTTCAACGCGTTCACTGTCTGGTTCGACGAGAAAGCGTCCGAAGCATTACCTTTACCTTGTCTTTGATGACTGGTCGTACGGATATAGCATCCGCAGGATAAACTTGTTTCCCGACTCTCGCCGCCGTAAGCAGACTGCTTTCTCAGCACGAGCAGATGTGCAGTGCCTGCCTCCGGCTCTCTTCCGCTTGGAGGCAGCGCATGGATCGCTGGAGTACTTTGCGTCAGCCTTTGGCACCAGGATCTTGGCGATGCATACCAGGGATCCCGGAGGCAAGAGATTGTTGGCCGGGACCTTCGTTCCCATGTTGGACGTCTCCTCGCTGAGCATGACCTTTTGCCCTGGCCAGGAATATCCGATTAATCCCATTTATCTCTCCGCCGGCAATAAGCTATTCTGCCTGAGCGAAGCCTCCTTCGAGATGCTCCAATGGGAGCCTCTCTGCCCGCCGCCGCTGGGTCGACGTCGCAAAAAGGAGTGGTCGTGGCAACGGCTCGAGGATCCGCCATTCAGAAAATATATGGTCACTTCCTACGCTGTGGATGTGAACCCTGAAGCATGCACCTTCCTCGTCAGCACCAAGTACGGCACCTTCTCCTATCACACGGCACGGAATCGGTGGTCCCAGGTTGGCAGTTGGGTGCTGCCCTTTGACGGCCGTGGTCACTTTGACACGCACCTCGTGGCCTTTGTTGGGCTCTCCAAACACAAGCACACCCTCGGCCAACTCTACTCCTGCCAATTCAACGCCGGGGGTGACCCCACCATTAAGCTTGGCAAGGAGAAGCTGTTCAGCCAGGACCCAACTGAGAGGCATGTAGGTGCCACCCTCGTTTACCTGGGACCAGTCTACATGGAACAAGACTTCACGGGCCGGACAAAATTCTGCCTTGTAGAGTGCGTCGCCATTGAGGGCGACGGTGCTGGTCAGGAGCTGAAGGAAGAGCGAGATGTGAGCCGATCCGGTTACAGTGCTGATCAGGAGGTTAAGGTAGAGGCAGATGTGGCTGATCAGGAGGTCAAGGAAGAGGCAGATGTGGCTGGTCAGGGGCTCCAGGAAGGGCGAGATGTGAGCCAATCTGGTTACAGTGCTGATCAGGAACTCAAGGAAGAGGCAGATGTGGCTGATCAGGCGCTCAAGGAAAAGGGAGTTGTGAGCTGGCCTGGATGCTCTACTGAAGATGACAGTGCTGTTCAGGAGTTCAATGAACAGCGAGATGCATGGCCACCGGGTTGCTCTCTGTATCGTTTGACCACATTCTCGCTCAGCTATGACAACAAAGGAGACCTGACGACTGCCAATAGCCATCGGGTGCAATACTACAAAGTGCCTGAAGCAATCACTAAGTCGTACCTAGTTGAAGATCCTGTGGCATTTTGCATGTAA